From the Acidovorax carolinensis genome, one window contains:
- a CDS encoding tRNA (cytidine(34)-2'-O)-methyltransferase translates to MFQIVLVEPEIPPNTGNVIRLAANTGCTLHLIEPLGFSMEDRLMRRAGLDYHEYTQVQRHPGWTAFLRTAQPDPTRMFALTTHGSHSVYDTCFLPGDWLIFGAETRGLPPELRETFPPAQRVRLPMVAGQRSLNLSNAVAVTVFEAWRQNSFGMPGVAAATPAEQLL, encoded by the coding sequence ATGTTCCAAATCGTTCTGGTCGAACCCGAGATACCGCCCAACACCGGCAACGTGATTCGCCTGGCGGCCAACACGGGCTGCACGCTGCACCTGATCGAGCCGCTGGGTTTCTCCATGGAAGACCGGCTGATGCGCCGCGCCGGGCTGGACTATCACGAATACACGCAGGTGCAACGGCATCCGGGATGGACGGCCTTTCTACGCACCGCTCAGCCCGATCCGACGCGCATGTTTGCCCTGACCACGCACGGCAGCCACAGCGTCTACGACACCTGCTTTCTCCCCGGCGACTGGCTGATTTTCGGGGCGGAGACGCGGGGTCTTCCCCCCGAGTTGCGCGAAACCTTCCCGCCCGCGCAGCGCGTACGCCTGCCCATGGTGGCCGGGCAACGCAGCCTGAACCTGTCCAACGCGGTGGCCGTCACCGTCTTTGAGGCTTGGCGCCAGAACAGTTTTGGCATGCCCGGCGTGGCCGCCGCGACCCCGGCGGAGCAGTTGCTCTGA
- a CDS encoding ComF family protein codes for MLYKMLAGTSRRIGALVDRLPSQCAVCHAWPARRVCDGCAARFAQPRARCTRCALVVPEGVSECGACLREPPGLDACFAAVDYGYPWAGAIAEFKFRSDPGWAKALATLLRSTPWVEPALDAADRVLPVPLSRERLQQRGFNQAALLARHIAGPKMDATLLLRLRATEAQSGLPRSQRLRNLQSAFAIEPHRAASVRGQRIVVVDDVMTTGATLNAAAQALREAGAAHITAIVVARTELN; via the coding sequence ATGCTTTACAAGATGCTGGCAGGGACATCACGGCGCATCGGTGCGCTGGTCGACCGCCTGCCGAGCCAGTGTGCCGTGTGCCACGCCTGGCCGGCCCGGCGCGTCTGCGACGGCTGCGCCGCCCGTTTTGCGCAACCCCGCGCGCGCTGCACGCGCTGCGCCTTGGTGGTGCCTGAAGGCGTCTCGGAATGCGGCGCCTGCCTGCGCGAGCCGCCTGGCCTGGACGCCTGCTTTGCGGCGGTGGACTACGGTTACCCATGGGCCGGAGCCATCGCCGAATTCAAGTTCCGCAGCGATCCCGGCTGGGCCAAGGCGCTGGCCACGCTGCTGCGCAGCACGCCCTGGGTGGAACCGGCGCTGGACGCCGCCGACCGCGTGCTTCCGGTGCCGCTTTCGCGTGAACGGCTCCAGCAGCGCGGTTTCAACCAGGCCGCCCTGCTGGCCCGCCACATCGCCGGCCCCAAGATGGACGCCACCCTGCTGCTGCGGCTGCGCGCCACCGAGGCGCAAAGTGGCCTGCCCCGCAGCCAGCGCCTGCGCAACCTGCAGAGCGCGTTTGCCATCGAGCCGCACCGCGCCGCCTCCGTGCGGGGGCAACGCATCGTTGTGGTGGACGATGTCATGACCACCGGCGCCACGCTGAATGCCGCAGCCCAGGCACTGCGCGAGGCCGGTGCCGCGCATATCACGGCCATAGTGGTGGCTCGCACCGAATTGAACTGA
- a CDS encoding biotin synthase has translation MSTEHPPTIDPVAAARWHAAAPAQSPWLHEEVARRMDDRLQWIRHVPAAWCHWDAVRGGLQGHALVSARYPQALCQVTETSPHCLPVAMQALTRPWWSPARWSAGRPRFGLPEDGSVQMLWANMALHMASDPQALIAQWHRALAVDGYLMFSCLGPDTVKELHAVYAALGWPPAGQSFTDMHDWGDMLVHAGFAEPVMDMERIRLTFATPQRLLQELAELGCNLHPQRFPALRGRHWRSRLHEVLQDKLGDPEHDGQLALTFEIIYGHAYKPKPRVRVSASSAVSLQDMRAMLREGGDRS, from the coding sequence ATGTCCACCGAGCATCCTCCCACCATCGATCCCGTTGCTGCCGCCCGCTGGCACGCCGCAGCACCTGCCCAATCGCCCTGGCTGCATGAAGAGGTGGCCCGGCGCATGGACGACCGCCTGCAGTGGATTCGCCACGTTCCCGCAGCCTGGTGCCACTGGGACGCGGTGCGCGGCGGGCTGCAAGGCCACGCCCTGGTCAGTGCCCGTTATCCCCAGGCGCTTTGTCAGGTGACGGAAACATCTCCGCACTGTTTGCCGGTGGCGATGCAGGCGCTGACCCGGCCATGGTGGAGCCCGGCGCGGTGGAGTGCAGGGCGCCCGCGGTTCGGCTTGCCGGAGGACGGGAGCGTGCAGATGCTCTGGGCCAACATGGCACTGCACATGGCGAGCGACCCCCAGGCCCTCATCGCCCAATGGCATCGCGCGCTGGCGGTGGATGGTTATCTGATGTTCTCGTGCCTTGGGCCCGACACCGTGAAAGAACTGCACGCGGTGTATGCAGCGCTCGGCTGGCCACCCGCAGGGCAGTCCTTTACCGACATGCACGACTGGGGCGACATGCTGGTGCACGCAGGTTTTGCCGAGCCCGTGATGGACATGGAGCGCATCCGGCTGACCTTTGCCACGCCGCAGCGCCTGCTGCAGGAACTGGCGGAGCTGGGGTGCAATCTGCATCCCCAGCGCTTCCCGGCGTTGCGCGGACGCCACTGGCGCAGCCGCCTTCACGAAGTTTTACAGGACAAGCTGGGTGATCCGGAACACGATGGACAACTGGCGCTAACGTTCGAAATCATCTATGGCCACGCTTACAAGCCCAAGCCCAGAGTGCGGGTGAGCGCCAGCAGCGCGGTTTCCCTGCAAGACATGCGCGCAATGTTGCGAGAAGGCGGCGACAGGAGCTGA
- a CDS encoding DUF2244 domain-containing protein, with protein MTSLIFRFATVSGQRIDWQLARNGSVAYARMGLCALSLAMALLFWMTGGRWDMPFAWLVIVAVGLGFARYGRHAADGERISLQGSRLVVERETAGRLERAEFDRSRVRVEPKTGHRSLITLSAQGRSVEVGRFVRPELRPALASEIRRALRAA; from the coding sequence TTGACTAGTCTGATTTTTCGCTTTGCCACGGTGTCGGGCCAGCGTATTGACTGGCAGCTGGCCCGTAATGGCTCGGTTGCATACGCGCGGATGGGGTTGTGCGCCTTGTCTTTGGCAATGGCCCTTCTTTTCTGGATGACTGGCGGCCGGTGGGACATGCCTTTTGCCTGGCTGGTCATCGTCGCCGTGGGATTGGGATTCGCCAGGTACGGGCGCCATGCGGCGGATGGCGAGAGGATTTCGCTACAAGGGTCGCGCCTGGTGGTGGAGAGGGAGACGGCAGGCAGGCTGGAGCGCGCTGAATTTGACCGGAGCCGGGTTCGTGTTGAGCCCAAAACCGGACACCGGTCGCTGATCACGCTGTCTGCGCAGGGTCGCTCGGTGGAGGTGGGGCGCTTCGTGCGCCCCGAGCTTCGCCCGGCCCTGGCATCGGAGATTCGCAGGGCCTTGCGCGCTGCCTGA
- the coxB gene encoding cytochrome c oxidase subunit II has product MKSISNKLASLLLTAGAWVGTAAHAVQDLPGGPAVNQLNLHPPVTKIAEEQHFLHWMMLIICTVIFIAVFAVMFYSIWKHRKSRGAKSANFHESVTVEVVWTIIPFIIVILMALPATKVLVAQKDTTNADLTIKATGYQWKWGYDYITGEGEGLAFISTLDSSHRAMSDSGNVSAAPANYLLQVDNPMVVPVNKKVRIITTANDVIHAFMVPAFGIKQDAIPGFVRDTWFRAEKVGDYYGQCAELCGKEHAYMPIHVKVLSAEDYSQWVGDQKKKAAAKLDDPAKVWALDDMLKRGEKVYAANCAACHQANGKGAGAIKPLDGSAIVLDADHAKQIQVLLKGVNNGAMPAWTQLSDTDIAAVVTYTKNNWSNKTGQLVQPAEIVAQRGK; this is encoded by the coding sequence ATGAAGAGCATTTCCAACAAGCTGGCTTCTCTGCTGCTGACTGCCGGTGCATGGGTGGGCACCGCGGCCCATGCCGTTCAAGACCTGCCCGGCGGCCCTGCGGTCAATCAGCTGAACCTGCATCCCCCGGTGACGAAGATTGCCGAAGAGCAGCATTTCCTGCACTGGATGATGCTGATCATCTGCACGGTGATCTTCATTGCGGTGTTTGCCGTGATGTTCTATTCGATCTGGAAGCACCGCAAATCCCGGGGTGCCAAGTCGGCCAATTTCCATGAGTCCGTAACGGTGGAAGTGGTCTGGACCATTATTCCTTTCATCATCGTGATCCTCATGGCCCTGCCGGCCACGAAAGTCCTGGTGGCCCAGAAAGACACCACCAACGCCGACCTGACCATCAAGGCCACCGGATACCAGTGGAAATGGGGCTACGACTACATCACCGGCGAAGGTGAGGGCCTGGCCTTCATCTCCACGCTCGACAGCAGCCACCGGGCCATGTCCGACAGTGGCAATGTCAGCGCGGCGCCTGCCAACTACCTGCTCCAGGTGGACAACCCGATGGTCGTTCCCGTCAACAAGAAGGTGCGCATCATCACCACCGCCAACGACGTGATCCACGCCTTCATGGTGCCGGCCTTCGGCATCAAGCAGGATGCGATTCCCGGCTTCGTGCGTGACACCTGGTTCCGTGCTGAGAAGGTGGGCGACTACTATGGTCAGTGTGCCGAGCTGTGCGGCAAGGAGCACGCCTACATGCCCATCCATGTGAAGGTGCTGTCGGCTGAGGATTACAGCCAGTGGGTGGGCGATCAAAAGAAGAAGGCCGCGGCCAAGCTCGACGATCCCGCCAAGGTGTGGGCGCTTGACGACATGCTCAAGCGCGGCGAAAAAGTCTATGCCGCCAACTGCGCAGCCTGTCACCAGGCCAACGGCAAGGGCGCGGGTGCTATCAAGCCGCTGGACGGTTCCGCCATCGTGCTCGATGCCGACCATGCCAAGCAGATCCAGGTGCTGCTCAAGGGCGTGAACAACGGTGCCATGCCCGCGTGGACGCAACTGAGCGACACCGACATCGCTGCCGTGGTCACCTATACCAAGAACAACTGGTCGAACAAGACGGGGCAGCTGGTGCAGCCCGCGGAAATTGTGGCCCAGCGTGGCAAGTAA
- the ctaD gene encoding cytochrome c oxidase subunit I — MSAVLDSHGHAHDSHDHHAPTGWRRWVYATNHKDIGTLYLLFAFTMLMIGGVLALLIRAELFQPGLQLVNPELFNQLTTMHGLIMVFGAIMPAFVGFANWMIPLQIGASDMAFARMNNFSFWLMIPAALMLVSSFFMPGGAPAAGWTLYAPLTLQMGPSMDAGIFAMHILGASSIMGSINIIVTILNMRAPGMTLMKMPMFAWTWLITAYLLIAVMPVLAGAITMTLTDRHFGTSFFNPAGGGDPVMYQHIFWFFGHPEVYIMILPAFGIISQIVPAFARKKLFGYASMVYATSSIAILSFIVWAHHMFTTGMPVTGQLFFMYATMLISVPTAVKIFNWVATMWRGSMTFETPMLFAVGFIFVFTMGGFTGLILAMAPIDIQLQDTYYVVAHFHYVLVAGSLFSMFAGVYYWLPKWTGVMYSETRGQIHFWTSLIFFNITFFPMHFLGLAGMPRRYADYPMQFADFNAIASVGALGFGLAQVYFFLAVVVPAMRGKGVKAPAKPWDGAEGLEWEVPSPAPFHTFENPPKLDATATRVIG, encoded by the coding sequence ATGAGCGCAGTTCTCGACAGTCACGGGCACGCACACGACAGCCACGACCACCATGCACCAACGGGGTGGCGCCGTTGGGTGTATGCCACCAACCACAAGGACATCGGTACGCTGTATCTGCTGTTCGCGTTCACCATGCTGATGATCGGCGGCGTTCTGGCGCTGCTGATCCGTGCCGAGCTGTTCCAGCCCGGCCTGCAACTGGTGAACCCCGAGCTGTTCAACCAGCTCACCACCATGCACGGACTGATCATGGTGTTCGGCGCCATCATGCCGGCCTTCGTGGGTTTTGCGAACTGGATGATTCCGCTGCAGATCGGCGCGTCCGACATGGCTTTTGCGCGCATGAACAACTTCAGCTTCTGGCTGATGATCCCTGCCGCGCTGATGCTGGTGAGCTCGTTCTTCATGCCTGGTGGCGCACCCGCTGCCGGCTGGACGCTGTATGCGCCGTTGACGCTGCAGATGGGCCCCTCGATGGATGCCGGCATTTTTGCCATGCACATTCTGGGTGCGAGCTCCATCATGGGATCGATCAATATCATCGTGACCATCCTCAACATGCGCGCCCCCGGCATGACGCTGATGAAGATGCCGATGTTCGCCTGGACCTGGCTCATCACGGCCTATCTGCTGATCGCCGTGATGCCTGTGCTGGCTGGCGCCATCACCATGACGCTGACGGACCGGCACTTCGGCACCAGTTTCTTCAACCCCGCCGGTGGCGGTGACCCGGTGATGTACCAGCACATCTTCTGGTTCTTCGGTCACCCCGAGGTGTACATCATGATCTTGCCGGCCTTCGGCATCATCAGCCAGATCGTGCCCGCCTTTGCGCGCAAGAAGCTGTTTGGCTACGCCTCCATGGTGTATGCGACCTCGTCGATTGCCATCCTGTCGTTCATCGTGTGGGCCCACCACATGTTCACGACGGGCATGCCGGTGACCGGCCAGCTGTTCTTCATGTACGCCACCATGCTGATTTCCGTGCCCACGGCCGTGAAGATCTTCAACTGGGTGGCCACCATGTGGCGCGGTTCCATGACGTTTGAAACCCCCATGCTTTTTGCCGTGGGCTTCATCTTTGTGTTCACCATGGGGGGGTTCACCGGCCTGATCCTGGCCATGGCCCCGATCGATATCCAGTTGCAGGATACCTATTACGTGGTGGCTCACTTCCACTACGTGCTGGTGGCCGGTTCGCTGTTCTCCATGTTTGCCGGCGTCTATTACTGGCTGCCCAAGTGGACCGGCGTGATGTATTCGGAAACGCGTGGACAGATCCATTTCTGGACGTCGCTGATCTTCTTCAACATCACCTTCTTCCCGATGCACTTCCTGGGTCTGGCCGGCATGCCCCGTCGCTACGCCGACTACCCCATGCAGTTTGCTGACTTCAATGCGATTGCGTCGGTTGGCGCCTTGGGTTTTGGCTTGGCACAGGTGTACTTCTTCCTGGCCGTGGTGGTTCCGGCCATGCGCGGCAAGGGCGTAAAGGCTCCCGCCAAGCCCTGGGATGGTGCCGAAGGCCTGGAGTGGGAAGTTCCCTCGCCAGCCCCGTTCCATACCTTTGAAAATCCACCCAAGCTGGATGCCACGGCAACCCGCGTGATTGGTTGA
- a CDS encoding cytochrome oxidase small assembly protein, with product MTPEQKKSNLRMALILASVAAVFFVGFMVKVVLLSR from the coding sequence ATGACCCCCGAACAAAAGAAGAGCAACCTGCGGATGGCGCTGATCTTGGCGTCCGTGGCTGCCGTTTTCTTCGTCGGGTTCATGGTCAAAGTCGTTCTGCTGTCCCGCTGA
- a CDS encoding cytochrome c oxidase assembly protein, which translates to MSIHRENAKMVGKLAVIAAGMFAFGYALIPIYKHICELTGINILSLSERQVPGNGVAGKDVKVPANTQVDTSRTITVEFDANARGPWDFKPAQRSVKVHPGELTTVMYEFQNVQNRRMAAQAIPSYAPRQAAAHFNKLECFCFNQYILEPGEKKQWPVAFVIDPRLSKDVTTITLSYTFFEVGGKTPPAPESTAAVSLAPVKEGS; encoded by the coding sequence ATGAGCATTCACCGCGAAAACGCCAAGATGGTGGGCAAGCTGGCCGTGATAGCGGCGGGCATGTTTGCCTTCGGCTACGCGCTGATTCCGATCTACAAGCACATCTGCGAACTGACCGGCATCAACATCCTGTCGCTTTCCGAGCGCCAGGTGCCGGGCAACGGGGTTGCCGGCAAGGATGTGAAGGTGCCTGCCAACACGCAGGTGGACACGAGCCGAACCATCACGGTTGAGTTCGACGCCAATGCGCGGGGCCCCTGGGATTTCAAGCCGGCGCAGCGCTCGGTCAAGGTGCATCCCGGTGAACTGACTACGGTGATGTACGAATTCCAGAACGTGCAAAACCGCCGCATGGCCGCGCAGGCGATCCCCAGCTACGCACCGCGGCAGGCGGCTGCGCACTTCAACAAGCTGGAGTGCTTCTGCTTCAACCAGTACATCCTGGAGCCCGGCGAGAAGAAGCAATGGCCTGTAGCCTTCGTGATTGACCCGCGGCTGTCCAAGGACGTGACCACCATCACGCTGTCTTACACCTTTTTCGAGGTGGGCGGAAAAACGCCCCCGGCGCCTGAGTCAACGGCTGCCGTATCTCTTGCGCCGGTGAAGGAGGGGTCATGA
- a CDS encoding DUF2970 domain-containing protein, translated as MSSVNPSDSVAPRKGSLLRTVRAVAWSLIGLRKGSEYQQDLEKINPLHIIVVGLLAIFLLVLSLIAVVNWVV; from the coding sequence ATGAGTTCCGTCAATCCATCCGATTCTGTTGCGCCGCGCAAGGGGTCCCTGCTGCGCACGGTGCGTGCGGTCGCCTGGTCACTGATTGGCCTGCGCAAAGGCAGCGAATACCAGCAAGACCTGGAGAAGATCAATCCCCTGCACATCATCGTGGTGGGGTTGCTGGCCATTTTTTTGCTGGTGCTGTCGCTGATTGCGGTGGTGAACTGGGTGGTCTGA
- a CDS encoding cytochrome c oxidase subunit 3, with protein sequence MSASTHGATPYYYVPAESRHPVMAAAGLFFVILGAAQWINGHDWGKYSLALGMVWWLFVLYQWFRDAARESEGGLYGHKIDLSYRWSMSWFIFSEVMLFGAFFTALWWARAHSVPALGSLDNAMLWPDFKAVWPSVAAGATASPAGIVEPFQTVGPFWLPTINTALLLSSGVTLTIAHHALRENHRGKTIAFMWATVLLGFVFLCVQGYEYFHLYTDLNLKLSSGVFGSTFFMLTGFHGFHVFLGMVMLLVITLRLQKGHFTADKHFGFEGAAWYWHFVDVVWLGLYILVYWM encoded by the coding sequence ATGAGTGCATCAACCCACGGCGCAACCCCTTACTACTATGTGCCCGCCGAGTCGCGCCACCCTGTGATGGCGGCCGCAGGCCTGTTTTTTGTGATTCTGGGCGCTGCCCAGTGGATCAATGGCCACGACTGGGGCAAGTATTCCCTGGCCCTGGGCATGGTGTGGTGGCTGTTTGTGCTGTACCAGTGGTTCCGTGATGCGGCGCGTGAAAGCGAAGGGGGACTCTACGGTCACAAGATCGACCTGTCCTACCGCTGGAGCATGAGCTGGTTCATCTTTTCCGAGGTGATGCTCTTCGGCGCCTTCTTCACGGCCCTGTGGTGGGCGCGCGCACACTCGGTGCCGGCCTTGGGCAGTCTTGACAATGCCATGCTGTGGCCCGATTTCAAGGCGGTGTGGCCCAGCGTTGCCGCAGGTGCCACGGCGTCCCCTGCCGGCATCGTGGAGCCCTTCCAGACCGTGGGCCCCTTCTGGCTGCCGACGATCAACACGGCGCTGCTGCTGAGTTCGGGCGTGACGCTGACGATCGCCCACCATGCGCTGCGTGAAAACCACCGCGGCAAGACGATTGCCTTCATGTGGGCCACCGTGCTGCTGGGCTTTGTCTTCCTGTGCGTGCAGGGCTACGAGTATTTCCACCTGTATACCGACCTGAACCTCAAGCTCAGCTCGGGCGTGTTTGGTTCCACGTTCTTCATGCTGACGGGTTTCCACGGCTTTCACGTGTTCCTGGGCATGGTGATGCTGCTGGTCATTACCTTGCGCCTGCAAAAGGGCCACTTCACCGCCGACAAGCATTTCGGCTTTGAGGGTGCCGCCTGGTACTGGCACTTTGTGGATGTGGTGTGGCTCGGCCTGTACATCCTGGTGTACTGGATGTAA
- a CDS encoding twin transmembrane helix small protein, with protein MKYLVAVAFLAILASLASALFFMMRNGRNDKAKGSNMAKALAFRVGISIVLFICILVAWQLGYIQPTGLPATR; from the coding sequence ATGAAATATCTTGTCGCTGTGGCGTTTCTTGCCATTCTCGCCAGCCTGGCCTCCGCCCTCTTTTTCATGATGCGTAACGGACGCAACGACAAGGCCAAGGGCAGCAACATGGCCAAGGCGCTGGCATTTCGGGTGGGGATCTCGATCGTTCTGTTCATCTGCATCCTGGTCGCATGGCAACTGGGATATATCCAGCCCACGGGCTTGCCCGCCACGCGATAA
- a CDS encoding SURF1 family protein, which produces MTSAQPAWGLRFWLITLAAVASILVTASLGRWQLSRAAQKQALQSLLDQRAALPPLDNRQLRGQALADATSAQDLTHRAVRLQGRWLTQYTVYLDNRQMQGRPGFFVLTPLRLEDGDDAVVLVQRGWVPRNFQDRKLLPPVETDPGVVQIAGRIAPPPSRLYEFDSADGSLGSSRIRQNLDLAAFGTDTGLALMNLSVLQTGPASEGLQRDWPVIGAGVDKHYGYAFQWFGLSSLIALLYVWFQLVRRFLRPRPRSLD; this is translated from the coding sequence GTGACATCTGCCCAACCTGCCTGGGGCCTGCGCTTCTGGCTGATCACACTGGCTGCCGTGGCCAGCATCCTTGTCACCGCCTCACTGGGGCGTTGGCAGCTGTCGCGTGCCGCGCAAAAGCAGGCCCTGCAGTCGCTGCTGGACCAGCGGGCAGCGTTGCCGCCACTCGACAACCGCCAGCTGCGCGGGCAGGCGCTGGCTGACGCCACCAGTGCGCAGGACCTGACGCATCGCGCGGTGCGGCTGCAAGGGCGCTGGCTGACGCAGTACACGGTGTACCTGGACAACCGGCAGATGCAGGGCCGGCCGGGTTTTTTTGTGCTCACGCCGTTGCGGCTGGAGGATGGCGACGACGCGGTGGTGCTGGTCCAGCGCGGCTGGGTTCCCCGCAACTTCCAGGACCGCAAATTGCTGCCCCCGGTGGAGACGGACCCCGGTGTGGTGCAGATTGCCGGCCGCATCGCACCGCCGCCGTCGCGCCTGTATGAGTTTGACAGTGCCGATGGTTCGCTGGGGTCTTCCCGCATCCGGCAAAATCTCGACCTTGCAGCTTTTGGTACCGACACGGGGCTGGCATTGATGAACCTGTCGGTGCTGCAGACCGGGCCCGCCAGCGAGGGCCTGCAACGGGACTGGCCCGTGATCGGCGCCGGCGTCGACAAACACTACGGTTACGCATTTCAATGGTTCGGGCTCAGCAGCCTGATTGCACTTCTCTATGTCTGGTTCCAACTCGTCCGACGCTTCCTTCGCCCGCGCCCCCGGTCACTCGACTGA
- the cyoE gene encoding heme o synthase: protein MSVASTLPAPSRFSQFYALTKPRVVQLIVFCALIGMVLAVPGLPTLAQLGQMALASAGVWLVAGAAAAFNCIVEQGIDAKMKRTSWRPTAKGELSNTQTLLFSALLCAAGSALLYVWVNPLTMWLTFATFVGYAVVYTVILKPLTPQNIVIGGASGAMPPVLGWAAMTGEVGPEALILFLIIFLWTPPHFWALALYRVEDYRKSGLPMLPVTHGNEFTRLQVFLYTLILFAGCLMPFIYGMSSWIYLAAAVLLSAGFCGYGFALWRNYSDALARKTFRFSLIHLSVLFAALLVDHYAL from the coding sequence ATGAGTGTTGCCTCCACCCTTCCAGCGCCATCGCGCTTTTCGCAGTTCTACGCGCTGACCAAGCCGCGCGTGGTGCAGCTCATCGTTTTCTGCGCGCTGATCGGCATGGTGCTGGCCGTGCCGGGCCTGCCCACGCTGGCGCAACTGGGGCAGATGGCGCTGGCCAGTGCCGGCGTGTGGCTGGTGGCGGGCGCTGCCGCAGCCTTCAACTGCATCGTCGAGCAGGGCATTGATGCCAAGATGAAGCGCACGTCCTGGCGGCCCACGGCCAAGGGCGAGCTGTCCAACACGCAGACGCTGCTGTTCTCGGCCCTGTTGTGTGCGGCCGGCTCCGCCTTGCTTTATGTCTGGGTCAACCCGCTGACCATGTGGCTCACGTTCGCCACCTTCGTGGGCTACGCCGTCGTCTACACCGTCATCCTCAAGCCGCTGACGCCGCAGAACATCGTGATCGGCGGTGCCTCGGGCGCCATGCCCCCCGTGCTGGGCTGGGCCGCCATGACCGGTGAAGTGGGCCCCGAGGCGCTGATCCTGTTCCTGATCATCTTCCTGTGGACGCCACCGCATTTCTGGGCGCTGGCGCTGTACCGGGTGGAGGACTACCGCAAGTCGGGCCTGCCCATGCTGCCGGTCACGCATGGCAACGAGTTCACGCGCCTGCAGGTTTTTCTGTACACGCTGATCCTCTTTGCGGGCTGCCTGATGCCGTTCATCTATGGCATGAGTTCGTGGATCTATCTGGCAGCGGCCGTGCTGCTGAGCGCCGGGTTCTGCGGCTATGGTTTTGCGCTGTGGCGCAATTACTCCGACGCCCTGGCACGCAAGACTTTCCGTTTTTCCCTCATTCACCTGAGCGTGCTGTTTGCTGCGCTGCTGGTGGACCACTATGCGCTGTGA
- a CDS encoding SCO family protein: MQKRNALKLIAVSALSIGASAILGACSGKKTEFRGVDITGADYARDIPLTDHNGQKRSLQDFRGKVVVVFFGYTQCPDVCPTSMQELAEVKQMLGKDGDRLQGIFVTVDPERDTPEVLKAYMANFDPSFLALSGTPEQIAAVAKDFKIYFKKVDGKTPTSYTMDHSAGSYVYDMAGRLRVYNRYGSGAQALGADVRALLQEAG, from the coding sequence ATGCAGAAAAGAAACGCTCTTAAATTAATAGCTGTTAGCGCTTTATCCATAGGCGCTAGCGCCATATTGGGTGCTTGCTCTGGTAAAAAGACCGAATTTCGCGGGGTGGACATCACCGGGGCCGACTATGCCCGCGATATTCCGCTGACCGACCACAACGGCCAAAAGCGTAGCCTGCAGGACTTTCGTGGCAAGGTGGTGGTGGTGTTCTTTGGCTACACCCAATGCCCCGACGTGTGCCCCACCTCCATGCAGGAACTGGCCGAGGTCAAGCAGATGCTGGGCAAGGACGGCGACCGCCTGCAGGGCATCTTCGTCACCGTCGACCCCGAGCGCGACACGCCCGAGGTGCTCAAGGCCTACATGGCCAACTTTGACCCCAGCTTTTTGGCGCTGTCGGGCACCCCCGAGCAGATCGCCGCCGTGGCCAAGGATTTCAAGATCTACTTCAAGAAGGTCGATGGCAAGACCCCCACCAGCTACACCATGGACCATTCGGCGGGCAGCTACGTGTATGACATGGCAGGCCGTTTGCGTGTGTACAACCGCTATGGCAGCGGCGCGCAGGCCCTGGGCGCCGATGTGCGGGCACTGCTGCAGGAAGCGGGCTGA